Proteins co-encoded in one Cyprinus carpio isolate SPL01 chromosome B5, ASM1834038v1, whole genome shotgun sequence genomic window:
- the scai gene encoding protein SCAI isoform X1, with translation MTGVGAEDDIPLCERKTVTDFCYLLDKSKQLFNGLRDLPQYGHKQWQSYFGRTFDVYTKLWKFQQQHRQVLDNRYGLKRWQIGEVASKIGQLYYHYYLRTSETSYLNEAFSFYSAIRQRSYYHQVNKEDRPELVVKKLRYYARFIVVCLLLNKMDLVKVLVKELSEEIEDYTQRFNTEDQLEWNLVLQEVAAFVEADPLMILNDDNAVVVISNRLQEGGVPPLEQGMVVGQLTLADALIVGNCNNQVKFSELTIDMFRMLQALEREPVNLATQSSKPGTLVREDSYTLPVTLYEPNEKPAKRENPHKYLLYKPTFSQLYTFLSASFKELPANSVLLVYLSATGVFPAGRSECEGPYDFGGVLTNTNRDVVNGEMVQKRNQAQKEMHCLHPGDLFPFTRKPLFIIVDSSNSTAYKNFSNLFGQPLVCLLSPTVYPKSMQDQCQRGSLFTLFLYNPLMGFLSVCGLSSMRYGLWEKAQELLRKVFHDISQMITSSRVVDQAYLQFYGDEFLRLLMIRFVFCCTTLRLHKHFRVRLN, from the exons ATGACAGGGGTGGGGGCAGAGGATGACATCCCTCTCTGTGAGAGAAAAACTGTCACTGACTTCTGCTATCTCCTGGACAAGTCCAAACAGCTTTTCAATGGCTTAAG GGATCTGCCTCAATATGGACACAAGCAGTGGCAGTCCTATTTTGGCCGAACATTTGACGTATACACCAAGCTGTGGAAGTTTCAGCAGCAGCACAG ACAAGTCCTGGACAACCGGTATGGTCTCAAGAGGTGGCAGATAGGTGAAGTGGCCTCAAAAATTGGCCAGCTGTATTACCATTACTA cctCCGCACTTCAGAAACAAGCTACCTTAATGAAGCCTTTTCCTTTTATTCGGCCATTCGCCAACGATCATATTACCACCAAGTCAACAAAGAAGACAG GCCAGAGCTGGTTGTAAAAAAGCTGAGGTATTATGCTCGCTTTATCGTTGTTTGTCTGTTGCTCAACAAGATGGACCTGGTTAAAGTGTTGGTCAAG GAGCTGTCTGAAGAGATTGAGGACTACACCCAACGCTTCAACACAGAGGACCAGTTAGAGTGGAACCTGGTGCTGCAGGAAGTTGCTGCTTTTGTAGAG GCGGATCCTCTTATGATCCTAAATGATGACAATGCTGTGGTGGTCATATCCAATCGGTTGCAGGAGGGAGGCGTGCCCCCTCTTGAACAGGGCATGGTGGTTGGCCAGCTCACTTTGGCAGATGCGCTCATCGTTGGCAACTGTAACAATCAG GTGAAGTTTAGCGAGCTGACCATCGATATGTTTCGTATGCTGCAAGCGCTTGAGAGGGAACCGGTGAACCTGGCTACACAAAGCTCCAAGCCAGGGACACTTGTAAGAGAAGACTCTTACACTCTCCCTGTCACTCTCTAT GAGCCCAATGAAAAGCCGGCCAAGAGAGAGAACCCTCATAAATATCTCCTCTACAAACCAACCTTCAGCCAGCTCTACACTTTCCTGTCTGCCTCCTTCAAG GAACTGCCAGCCAACAGTGTCCTGCTGGTGTATCTCTCTGCCACTGGAGTGTTTCCTGCTGGACGCTCAGAGTGTGAAG GACCTTATGATTTTGGAGGTGTCCTGACCAATACTAATCGAGATGTGGTAAACGGTGAGATGGTGCAGAAGAGAAACCAGGCACAAAAAGAGATGCACTG cCTCCACCCAGGAGACCTTTTCCCCTTCACCAGGAAACCTCTGTTTATCATTGTCGACTCATCCAACAGCACAGCTTATAAG AATTTCTCCAATCTGTTTGGCCAGCCACTTGTTTGCCTGCTTTCTCCAACAGTGTATCCGAAGAGCATGCAAG ACCAGTGTCAGCGTGGGAGTCTGTTTACTCTTTTCCTTTACAACCCCCTCATGGGCTTCCTGTCTGTGTGTGGACTGAGCAGCATGCGCTATGGATTGTGGGAAAAGGCCCAGGAACTCCTACGGAAGGTTTTCCATGACATTAGCCAGATGATCACGAGTTCCCGAGTTGTAG ATCAGGCCTATCTGCAATTTTACGGCGATGAATTTCTGCGTCTACTCATGATCCGTTTTGTGTTCTGCTGCACCACACTCCGATTACACAAGCATTTCCGGGTGAGActgaactga
- the scai gene encoding protein SCAI isoform X2, which yields MTGVGAEDDIPLCERKTVTDFCYLLDKSKQLFNGLRDLPQYGHKQWQSYFGRTFDVYTKLWKFQQQHRQVLDNRYGLKRWQIGEVASKIGQLYYHYYLRTSETSYLNEAFSFYSAIRQRSYYHQVNKEDRPELVVKKLRYYARFIVVCLLLNKMDLVKVLVKELSEEIEDYTQRFNTEDQLEWNLVLQEVAAFVEADPLMILNDDNAVVVISNRLQEGGVPPLEQGMVVGQLTLADALIVGNCNNQVKFSELTIDMFRMLQALEREPVNLATQSSKPGTLEPNEKPAKRENPHKYLLYKPTFSQLYTFLSASFKELPANSVLLVYLSATGVFPAGRSECEGPYDFGGVLTNTNRDVVNGEMVQKRNQAQKEMHCLHPGDLFPFTRKPLFIIVDSSNSTAYKNFSNLFGQPLVCLLSPTVYPKSMQDQCQRGSLFTLFLYNPLMGFLSVCGLSSMRYGLWEKAQELLRKVFHDISQMITSSRVVDQAYLQFYGDEFLRLLMIRFVFCCTTLRLHKHFREARSFPESYPPLPKQEMVESSLLQKHVLELAAMLDVQNLFSDGMLDNY from the exons ATGACAGGGGTGGGGGCAGAGGATGACATCCCTCTCTGTGAGAGAAAAACTGTCACTGACTTCTGCTATCTCCTGGACAAGTCCAAACAGCTTTTCAATGGCTTAAG GGATCTGCCTCAATATGGACACAAGCAGTGGCAGTCCTATTTTGGCCGAACATTTGACGTATACACCAAGCTGTGGAAGTTTCAGCAGCAGCACAG ACAAGTCCTGGACAACCGGTATGGTCTCAAGAGGTGGCAGATAGGTGAAGTGGCCTCAAAAATTGGCCAGCTGTATTACCATTACTA cctCCGCACTTCAGAAACAAGCTACCTTAATGAAGCCTTTTCCTTTTATTCGGCCATTCGCCAACGATCATATTACCACCAAGTCAACAAAGAAGACAG GCCAGAGCTGGTTGTAAAAAAGCTGAGGTATTATGCTCGCTTTATCGTTGTTTGTCTGTTGCTCAACAAGATGGACCTGGTTAAAGTGTTGGTCAAG GAGCTGTCTGAAGAGATTGAGGACTACACCCAACGCTTCAACACAGAGGACCAGTTAGAGTGGAACCTGGTGCTGCAGGAAGTTGCTGCTTTTGTAGAG GCGGATCCTCTTATGATCCTAAATGATGACAATGCTGTGGTGGTCATATCCAATCGGTTGCAGGAGGGAGGCGTGCCCCCTCTTGAACAGGGCATGGTGGTTGGCCAGCTCACTTTGGCAGATGCGCTCATCGTTGGCAACTGTAACAATCAG GTGAAGTTTAGCGAGCTGACCATCGATATGTTTCGTATGCTGCAAGCGCTTGAGAGGGAACCGGTGAACCTGGCTACACAAAGCTCCAAGCCAGGGACACTT GAGCCCAATGAAAAGCCGGCCAAGAGAGAGAACCCTCATAAATATCTCCTCTACAAACCAACCTTCAGCCAGCTCTACACTTTCCTGTCTGCCTCCTTCAAG GAACTGCCAGCCAACAGTGTCCTGCTGGTGTATCTCTCTGCCACTGGAGTGTTTCCTGCTGGACGCTCAGAGTGTGAAG GACCTTATGATTTTGGAGGTGTCCTGACCAATACTAATCGAGATGTGGTAAACGGTGAGATGGTGCAGAAGAGAAACCAGGCACAAAAAGAGATGCACTG cCTCCACCCAGGAGACCTTTTCCCCTTCACCAGGAAACCTCTGTTTATCATTGTCGACTCATCCAACAGCACAGCTTATAAG AATTTCTCCAATCTGTTTGGCCAGCCACTTGTTTGCCTGCTTTCTCCAACAGTGTATCCGAAGAGCATGCAAG ACCAGTGTCAGCGTGGGAGTCTGTTTACTCTTTTCCTTTACAACCCCCTCATGGGCTTCCTGTCTGTGTGTGGACTGAGCAGCATGCGCTATGGATTGTGGGAAAAGGCCCAGGAACTCCTACGGAAGGTTTTCCATGACATTAGCCAGATGATCACGAGTTCCCGAGTTGTAG ATCAGGCCTATCTGCAATTTTACGGCGATGAATTTCTGCGTCTACTCATGATCCGTTTTGTGTTCTGCTGCACCACACTCCGATTACACAAGCATTTCCGG GAAGCAAGGAGTTTTCCAGAATCATATCCTCCGCTGCCGAAACAGGAGATGGTGGAGAGCAGCCTTCTACAGAAACATGTGCTGGAGCTGGCAGCCATGTTGGACGTGCAAAACCTCTTCTCTGATGGCATGTTGGATAACTATTGA